A genomic segment from Takifugu rubripes chromosome 20, fTakRub1.2, whole genome shotgun sequence encodes:
- the dock7 gene encoding dedicator of cytokinesis protein 7 isoform X6 produces MAERRAFAQKISRTVAAEVRKQIAGQYGGSPQLFKNLNVGTATSNTVPLTESVEPVDFEEYLITHPPIVESGPLRDLIEFPQDDIEVIYSPRECRTVAQGVPEEGDTDAHVRDCVRSYTEDWALVNRRYHKLGTGFNPNTLDKQKERQKGLPKQVFEADEMPETSTYQDDQDDLKRRSMSIDDTPRGSWACSIFDLKNSLPDVLLPHLLDRAPNEEIDRHNEDQRKCHRNRELFALYPALDEEEPIERHCVPEVPKEHFGQRLLVKCLSLKFEIEIEPIFASLALYDVKEKKKISENFFFDLNSEQTKAMLRPHVQTAAISTLARSAIFSITYPSQDVFLVIKLEKVLQQGDIGECAEPYMVMKESDATKNKEKLEKLRSQSEQFCQRLGRYRMPFAWTAIHLMNIVNSAGSLERDTELEMSLSERKGSWSERRNSSIMGRRSLERTTSGDESCSLTGFRPATLTITNFFKQEGDRLSDEDLYKFLADMRRPSSVLRRLRPITAQLKLDISPAPENPHYCLTPDLLQVKPYPDSRVRPTREILEFPARDVYVPNTTYRNLLYVYPQSLNFANRQGSARNITVKVQFMNGEDPNNALPVIFGKSSCGDFAREAYTSVVYHNRSPDFHDEVKIKLPASLSDHHHILFTFYHVSCQQKQNTPLETPVGYTWIPMLQSGRLRTGHFCLPVSLEKPPQSYSVLSPDVPLPGMKWVDNHRGVFNVEVVTVSAIHTQDQYLDKFFALVHALDEHMFPVRIGDMRIMENNLEAELKSSIAALNSAQLEPVVRFLHLLLDKLVLLVVRPPVIAGQIVNLGQASFEVMATIANRLYKYLDASQDMHGRNGLLSSYIHYVFRLPSTDPNSHSPDTNSSLQGPGGLGGSVHYATMARSAVRPASLNLNRSRSLSNSNPDISGTPTSPDDEVRSIIGSKGLDRSNSWVHTMGCKSAPWGSSPGSAPETMQAMERCGNRMSSHTESASFLQTLTGRLPTKKLFHEELALQWVVSSGSIREGALQQAWFFFELMVKSIIHHLYFTDRLESPRKNRFPERFMDDITALVSTIAGDIVSRFQKDLELVERLNTSLAFFLNDLLSVMDRGFVFTLIRAYWKQVSTKLYALQNPTLESLRLDFLRIICSHEHYVTLNLPCCLLTPPASPSPSVSSATSQSSGFSTHVQDQKIANMFELSAPFREQHFLAGLVLSELSVILDPENEGMFGLHKKVVSVVHNLLSSHDSDPRYADPEVKARVAMLYLPLIGIVMETLPQLYDFSESHNQWGRPGCPQGAAVGCSGEDAEGEANSLISQTVAMAIAGTATASPISRPSSFLLNSQASRQHGSFTAESSRSLLICLLWVLKNADEMVLQKWFTDLSVSQLNRLLDLLFLCVSCFEYKGKKAFERMNSLTFKKSKDMKAKLEEAILGSIGARQEMVRRSRGQLERSPSGSAFGSQENLRWRKDMTHWRQNNEKMDKGHRSVRTRAELEHEALIDGNLATEANLIILDTLEIVVQTVSVTESKESVLGGVLKVLLHSMACNQSALYLQHCFATQRALVSKFPELLFEEETEQCADLCLRLLRSCSSSISIIRAHASASLYLLMRQNFEIGNNFARVKMQVTMSLSSLVGTSQNFNEEFLRRSLKTILTYAEEDLELRETTFPDQVQDLVFNLHMILSDTVKMKEHQEDPEMLIDLMYRIAKGYQTSPDLRLTWLQNMAGKHSERNNHAEAAQCLVHSAALVAEYLSMLEDRKYLPVGCVTFQHISSNVLEESAVSDDVVSPDEEGICSGKYFTEIGLVGLLEQAAASFSMAGMYEAVNEVYKVLIPIHEANRDAKKLATIHGKLQEAFSKIVHQSTGWERMFGTYFRVGFYGSKFGDLDEQEFVYKEPAITKLAEISHRLEGFYGERFGEDQVEVIKDSNPVDKCKLDPNKAFVQITYVEPYFDTYEMKDRITYFDKNYNLRRFVYCTPFTLDGRAHGDLHEQYKRKTILTTSHAFPYIKTRINIIHKEEIISTPIEVAIEDMQKKTQELAFATHQDPADAKMLQMVLQGSVGTTVNQGPLEVAQVFLSEIPSDPKLYRHHNKLRLCFKDFTKRCEDALRKNKSLIGPDQKEYQRELERNYHRLKEALQPLINRKIPQLYKPVLQVNSHRDSFSRLSLRKLDI; encoded by the exons ATGGCTGAACGCCGCGCCTTCGCCCAGAAAATCAGCAG GACTGTGGCAGCAGAGGTTAGGAAGCAGATAGCTGGCCAATATGGTGGTTCACCACAACTCTTCAAAAACCTCAATGTGGGGACCGCAACAAGCAATACA GTTCCTCTAACAGAATCAGTTGAGCCAGTGGATTTTGAAGAGTATCTCATCACTCACCCACCCATTGTGGAATCAGGCCCCCTGAGAGATCTGATTGAATTTCCCCAAGATGATATTGAGGTCATCTACTCACCCAGGGAGTGTCGCACAGTAGCACAAGGTGTTCCAGAGGAAGG CGATACTGATGCTCATGTCAGAGACTGCGTCCGGTCCTACACAGAAGACTGGGCTCTTGTCAACAGAAG GTACCACAAACTGGGTACGGGCTTTAATCCCAACACCTTGGACAAGCAGAAAGAGCGTCAGAAAGGTCTGCCTAAACAAGTGTTTGAGGCTGATGAAATGCCAGAAACTAGCACCTACCAGGATGACCAG GACGATCTAAAGCGGAGGTCCATGTCCATCGATGACACCCCTCGTGGCAGCTGGGCCTGCAGCATCTTTGACTTGAAGAATTCCCTCCCTGACGTGCTCCTCCCGCACCTCCTTGACCGCGCTCCAAACGAGGAGATAGACCGGCACAACGAGGACCAGCGCAAGTGCCACCGCAACCGTGAACTTTTCGCTTTGTACCCGGCCCTCGATGAG GAGGAACCCATTGAACGCCACTGTGTGCCTGAAGTGCCCAAAGAACACTTTGGCCAGAGGCTACTTGTCAAGTGCTTATCCTTGAA GTTTGAGATTGAAATTGAACCCATATTTGCAAGTTTGGCCTTATATGAtgtaaaggaaaagaagaag atTTCAGAAAACTTTTTCTTCGACCTTAACTCTGAGCAAACGAAAGCGATGCTGCGACCGCATGTGCAGACTGCAGCCATCTCCACACTGGCACGGTCTGCAATATTCTCCATCACCTATCCCTCCCAGGACGTCTTCCTTGTCATTAAG TTGGAAAAAGTACTGCAGCAAGGTGATATTGGAGAATGTGCTGAGCCCTATATGGTGATGAAAGAGTCAGATGCTACAAAG aacaaagaaaagctggagAAGCTTCGCAGCCAGTCGGAGCAGTTCTGCCAACGTCTCGGCCGGTACCGAATGCCATTTGCCTGGACCGCCATCCACTTGATGAACATTGTAAACAGTGCTGGTAGTCTGGAGAGAGATACTGAGCTGGAGATGAGCCTGTCAG AAAGAAAAGGCTCATGGTCAGAGCGGAGGAACTCAAGCATCATGGGAAGGCGTTCTCTGGAGAGGACCACCAGTGGAGATGAATCCTGCAGTCTGACGGGCTTTAGACCTGCAACACTTACCATTACCAATTTCTTCAAACAG gAGGGAGACAGATTGAGTGATGAAGACTTGTACAAATTCCTAGCTGATATGAGAAGGCCTTCCTCAGTGCTGAGGAGACTCAGACCAATAACAG CTCAGTTGAAGTTGGACATTTCTCCAGCTCCAGAGAACCCCCATTATTgcttgacccctgacctcctCCAGGTTAAGCCGTACCCAGACAGCAGGGTGCGTCCCACTAGGGAGATCTTGGAGTTCCCCGCCAGAGATGTCTATGTGCCAAATACCACATACAG GAATCTTCTGTACGTGTACCCGCAGAGTCTAAACTTCGCCAATCGCCAAGGATCTGCCCGCAACATCACAGTCAAAGTGCAATTTATGAACGGAGAGGACCCAAACAACGCACTGCCGGTAATATTTGGGAAGTCCAGCTGTGGAGATTTTGCCAGGGAAGCCTACACTTCTGTGGTCTATCATAACCG ATCCCCAGATTTTCACGATGAGGTCAAGATTAAACTTCCCGCCTCACTGTCGGATCACCACCACATTCTCTTcactttttatcacgtcagctGCCAGCAAAAGCAGAATACGCCGTTGGAGACCCCTGTGGGATACACG TGGATCCCCATGCTGCAGAGCGGGCGCCTGAGAACAGGACACTTCTGCTTGCCTGTATCTCTGGAAAAACCCCCACAATCATATTCTGTGCTCTCACCTGAT GTTCCTCTCCCGGGAATGAAGTGGGTGGACAACCATCGAGGGGTATTTAATGTGGAAGTGGTCACTGTTTCAGCCATTCACACTCAG GACCAGTACCTTGATAAGTTCTTTGCCTTGGTACACGCCCTGGACGAGCACATGTTCCCGGTCAGGATAGGAGACATGCGGATCATGGAAAACAACCTGGAGGCTGAGCTCAAATCCAGCATTGCAGCACTCAACTCTGCTCAGCTGGAGCCCGTGGTCCGATTTCTTCACCTTCTACTCGACAAGCTGGTGTTGCTGGTCGTGCGTCCGCCGGTCATCGCCGGGCAAATAG TGAACCTGGGCCAGGCGTCGTTCGAGGTCATGGCAACCATTGCAAACCGTCTCTATAAATACCTGGACGCCAGCCAGGACATGCATGGCCGAAATGGCTTACTGTCCTCGTATATCCACTATGTGTTCCGCTTGCCCAGCACTGACCCCAACTCACACTCTCCAG ACACCAACTCATCTTTACAAG GTCCAGGAGGGTTGGGAGGTTCGGTTCATTATGCAACCATGGCCCGCTCAGCTGTTCGTCCAGCCAGCCTCAATCTGAACCGTTCCCGCAGCCTCAGCAACAGCAACCCGGACATCTCCGGAACACCCACGTCACCAGATGACGAGGTCCGCTCCATCATTGGCAGCAAG GGCTTAGACCGCTCCAACTCGTGGGTGCACACCATGGGCTGTAAGAGTGCCCCCTGGGGATCCAGCCCTGGGTCCGCTCCAGAAACCATGCAG GCCATGGAGCGCTGTGGCAATCGCATGTCTTCGCACACTGAGAGCGCCAGTTTCTTGCAAACATTAACAGGACGGTTGCCCACAAAAAAG CTGTTCCACGAAGAGCTGGCCCTGCAGTGGGTGGTGAGCAGTGGGAGCATCCGAGAAGGTGCCCTGCAGCAGGCCTGGTTTTTCTTTGAACTGATG GTGAAGAGCATTATTCACCACCTGTACTTCACTGATCGCTTGGAGTCACCCAGGAAGAACCGTTTCCCCGAACGCTTcatggatgacatcacagcccTGGTCAGCACCATTGCAGGTGACATCGTATCTCGTTTCCAGAAG GACCTGGAGCTGGTGGAGAGACTAAACACAAGCCTGGCGTTCTTCCTCAACGATTTGTTGTCGGTCATGGACAGAGGCTTCGTCTTCACCCTAATCAGAGCGTACTGGAAACAG GTGTCGACAAAGCTTTATGCTCTGCAGAACCCAACCTTGGAGTCTctgaggctggactttctgcgcATCATTTGTAGCCATGAACATTATGTTACACTCAACCTGCCTTGCTGTCTGCTCACCCCACCCGCCTCACCTTCACCCTCTGTGTCTTCAGCAACCTCACAG aGTTCTGGTTTCTCCACACATGTCCAGGACCAAAAGATAGCCAATATGTTTGAGCTGTCTGCCCCCTTCAGGGAACAGCACTTTCTGGCTGGACTGGTGCTGTCTGAACTGTCTGTAATATTGGACCCTGAAAATGAAGG GATGTTTGGCCTCCATAAAAAAGTGGTCAGCGTCGTTCACAACCTCCTGTCCAGCCATGACTCTGACCCACGCTATGCTGACCCTGAGGTGAAGGCCAGGGTCGCCATGCTTTACCTGCCCCTCATTGGCATCGTCATGGAAACGCTACCACAACTCTATGACTTTTCAG AGTCCCATAACCAGTGGGGGCGGCCAGGCTGTCCGCAGGGTGCAGCAGTGGGCTGCAGTGGTGAAGACGCTGAAGGTGAGGCTAACAGCCTAATCAGCcagactgttgccatggcaatagCGGGAACCGCCACCGCTTCCCCTATATCTCGACCGAGTAGCTTCTTGCTGAACTCGCAG GCGAGTCGTCAACACGGTAGCTTCACGGCCGAGTCAAGTCGCAGTCTTCTCATCTGTCTGCTGTGGGTACTGAAGAATGCTGATGAGATGGTGTTACAGAAATGGTTCACAGATTTGTCTGTGTCACAGTTGAACCGCCTGCTggatctcctcttcctctgtgtctcttGCTTTGAGTACAAG GGAAAGAAGGCGTTCGAAAGAATGAACAGCTTAACTTTTAAGAAGTCCAAAGACATGAAGGccaagctggaggaggccaTACTGGGCAGCATCGGGGCCAGACAGGAGATGGTGCGACGCAGCAGAGGGCAGCTAG AACGGAGTCCATCTGGCAGTGCCTTCGGCAGTCAGGAGAATCTACGCTGGAGAAAGGACATGACCCACTGGAggcaaaataatgaaaagatGGACAA GGGTCACAGATCAGTCAG gaccagagcagagctggaacatGAAGCCCTCATCGATGGAAATCTTGCAACTGAGGCCAACCTGATTATCCTGGACACCTTAGAGATTGTTGTGCAG ACGGTGTCTGTGACGGAGTCGAAGGAGAGCGTCCTCGGTGGCGTCCTGAAGGTGCTGCTCCACAGCATGGCCTGCAACCAGAGCGCCCTCTACCTCCAGCACTGCTTTGCCACCCAGAGGGCACTGGTATCGAAG TTTcctgagctgctgtttgaggaggAGACCGAGCAGTGTGCTGACCTGTGCCTGAGGCTgttgaggagctgcagcagcagcatcagcatcatcagagCCCACGCCAGCGCGTCGCTCTACCTGCTCATGAGGCAAAACTTTGAGATCGGCAAC AACTTTGCAAGAGTGAAGATGCAGGTGACCATGTCGCTTTCATCCCTGGTGGGGACGTCTCAAAATTTTAACGAGGAGTTCTTACGTCGCTCCCTGAAGACCATCCTCACCTACGCAGAAGAAGACTTGGAGCTGAGAGAGACCACATTCCCAGACCAG GTTCAGGACCTGGTCTTTAATCTACACATGATCCTGTCTGACACCGTCAAGATGAAGGAGCACCAGGAAGACCCCGAAATGCTAATAGATCTGATGTACAG GATTGCTAAGGGTTACCAGACGTCACCTGACCTGCGCCTGACGTGGCTCCAGAACATGGCTGGTAAACACTCGGAGAGGAACAACCACGCCGAGGCGGCTCAGTGTCTGGTTCACAGCGCCGCTCTGGTTGCAGAATACCTGAGCATGCTCGAGGACCGCAAGTATCTGCCCGTGGGCTGCGTCACCttccag catatTTCCTCCAACGTGCTGGAGGAATCCGCCGTCTCTGATGATGTGGTGTCACCAGACGAGGAGGGCATATGCTCAGGGAAATACTTCACGGAGATCGGCCTTGTGGGCCTCCTGGAGCAGGCGGCTGCTTCCTTCTCTATG GCGGGCATGTACGAGGCCGTAAATGAAGTGTACAAGGTCCTCATCCCTATCCACGAAGCCAACAGGGACGCCAAGAAGCTAGCCACCATTCATGGTAAACTACAGGAAGCATTCAGCAAAATCGTACATCAG AGTACTGGCTGGGAG AGGATGTTTGGTACGTACTTTAGAGTCGGCTTTTACGGCTCAAAATTTGGCGACCTGGACGAGCAGGAGTTTGTGTACAAGGAGCCGGCCATCACCAAGCTGGCAGAGATCTCtcacaggctggag GGTTTTTATGGGGAGCGCTTTGGAGAGGACCAGGTGGAGGTCATCAAGGACTCAAACCCAGTGGACAAGTGCAAGCTGGACCCAAACAAG GCCTTCGTCCAGATCACGTACGTGGAGCCGTACTTCGACACCTACGAAATGAAGGACCGCATCACTTACTTCGACAAGAACTACAACCTCCGGCGCTTCGTCTACTGCACCCCCTTCACGCTGGACGGGCGGGCGCACGGGGACCTGCACGAGCAGTACAAGCGCAAGACCATCCTCACCACGTCCCACGCCTTCCCGTACATCAAGACGCGCATCAACATCATCCACAAGGAGGAG attatCTCCACGCCCATCGAGGTGGCCATAGAGGACATGCAGAAGAAGACTCAGGAGCTGGCCTTCGCCACGCACCAGGACCCGGCCGACGccaagatgctgcagatggtccTGCAGGGATCGGTGGGAACCACCGTCAACCag GGTCCTTTGGAAGTGGCTCAGGTCTTCCTGTCGGAGATTCCCAGCGATCCGAAGCTGTACAGGCACCACAACAAGCTACGGCTCTGCTTCAAAGACTTCACCAAAAG GTGTGAGGACGCCCTGCGTAAGAACAAGAGCCTGATCGGGCCGGACCAGAAGGAGtaccagagggagctggagaggaacTACCACCGCCTGAAGGAGGCGCTGCAGCCCCTCATCAACAGGAAGATCCCTCAGCTTTATAAACCTGTGCTGCAGGTCAACTCGCACAG AGATTCCTTCAGCAGGTTGAGTCTCCGTAAGCTCGACATCTGA